The Deltaproteobacteria bacterium genome segment GACTATATGAGTACATAACTGTACAATTAGCTAATGGTTAAAACAACGGCAACTCGACTAAAAGCAAAACTTGGGCAATACATGCGTGCGGTAAAATCTGGGCAACAAGTATTAATTACTGATCGTGATCAGCCGGTAGCGAAATTAGTACCATTTAAAAATGATCACGCTAAAGTAAGCCAACTAGAGTTTTTTAAATCGCATGATCCAATAGCCGCCCCTCTTGGTCAAATAAATGTGCAAAGTATTAAATATTGTGGGCCTAGTACTACTGATTTGCTAAGCGAAGACCGTGCTCGAAGATGATAACTTTTATTGATTCAAGTGTGCTGTTGCGAAAATTATTTGGTGAAGCAAATTCACTTAAAGAATGGTCACAAATTAGCCAAGCATTTGCCTCACGTATTTTAATTTTAGAAATTGGGCGGGTTATTGATCGTACGCGGTTAAATGGCCAAATTGACGATCAGCAAGTTGAAAGTTTGCATCAAGAAGCGCGTAGAGTATTACACTCAATCGATGTAATAGCCCTAACGGATAACATTCTTACCCGCGCTGCCGGTCCAATGCCAACAGTGCTGGGTTCACTTGATGCAATTCATTTAGCTACCGCCATAGAATTACAATCTAATTTAGAAAATGAGTTAGTACTGGCCACTCATGATACGCAACTAGCGCGAGCGGCCCGGGCTTCTGGGTTTGAAGTTATTGGTGTATAAGCAAAATGATCGTTTGAACTAATTGATTTTATGAATATTTCGTAATCAAATATGTATCACCAATTGGTGTTCGCTCAGACAAGCTTCGCGAACCCCTAAACAAAACAAGACGCTATCCTTCACGCCAAGCAAGTAAAAGTACGTGCATAAATTCGCAAACGTTACTAGACCAAAAATTACTCTGTATCTGAGTGCAAAACGTCATACAGATAAATTAATTATCTTAAAAAATCAACCAACTACACGGTTAGGTTAAAAAATATAAGCTTGTTCAGTAATTCAAACTACCAAAGAATGCTCATAGGAGCTGTAGTAGAAAAACCAACGTGCAAAATATTACAAAATACTCTTAGCGGCAAAACGCACTAAACCTGCAAAGCCAAAAATTAAAACAAGGAGCAGAAAATCAATAACAAATATTAATGCTAAAAAAATAACAGCTATAACCCTGTAAAAAAATATTAACACTCTCAAGATCAACTTAAAACCTAACTTACCGATAAATAAAAAATAAAACGTTAATAAAGCAATGGCCCGTGAAACCTGCCATTGCACTAGGAGCTACAATGATTAGTAGCAGAAAGATGAGACGTTGTGCAGGGTTTATTGCCAGATATTTCAGCAATAACTTATTAAAAAAAGTACATGACCCACGCAAGCACCAAGGTAGGCGTTATAAAAGTGCCTTACCTTTATTGCGCAGCGTTTGTGTTGGCCTAGCTTCTAGATGCAAAGGTTTGGCGCAGCTAGAAGAATTAACTCAGCAAATGCCGCAACAAGTAC includes the following:
- a CDS encoding type II toxin-antitoxin system prevent-host-death family antitoxin produces the protein MVKTTATRLKAKLGQYMRAVKSGQQVLITDRDQPVAKLVPFKNDHAKVSQLEFFKSHDPIAAPLGQINVQSIKYCGPSTTDLLSEDRARR
- a CDS encoding type II toxin-antitoxin system VapC family toxin, with translation MITFIDSSVLLRKLFGEANSLKEWSQISQAFASRILILEIGRVIDRTRLNGQIDDQQVESLHQEARRVLHSIDVIALTDNILTRAAGPMPTVLGSLDAIHLATAIELQSNLENELVLATHDTQLARAARASGFEVIGV